From a single Miscanthus floridulus cultivar M001 chromosome 8, ASM1932011v1, whole genome shotgun sequence genomic region:
- the LOC136473981 gene encoding quinone-oxidoreductase QR2-like, whose product MHAPAKSDKHPVISGKQLADADGILFGFPSRFGMMAAQMKALFDSTGGLWQTQALAGKPAGFFFSLGTQGGGHAGGDGAHGRVSQLTHHAMVFVPVGSTFGAGMFDMDEVRCCSPYGSGTFAGADGRSRLPSDAELQVAVHQGS is encoded by the coding sequence ATGCACGCGCCAGCCAAGAGCGACAAGCACCCGGTGATCTCGGGCAAGCAGTTGGCCGACGCCGACGGCATCCTGTTCGGTTTCCCGTCGCGGTTCGGCATGATGGCGGCGCAGATGAAGGCGCTCTTCGACTCCACGGGCGGGCTGTGGCAGACGCAGGCGCTCGCGGGCAAGCCCGCGGGGTTCTTCTTCTCGCTGGGCACCCAGGGCGGCGGGCATGCAGGAGGAGACGGCGCTCACGGCCGTGTGTCGCAGCTCACGCACCACGCCATGGTGTTCGTGCCCGTCGGGTCCACGTTCGGCGCCGGCATGTTCGACATGGACGAGGTCAGGTGCTGCAGCCCGTACGGGTCCGGCACGTTCGCCGGCGCCGACGGGAGGAGCAGGCTGCCCAGCGACGCCGAGCTCCAGGTGGCCGTGCACCAGGGCAGCTAG
- the LOC136477527 gene encoding homeobox-leucine zipper protein HOX7-like isoform X1, with translation MNHPGLAAWSLALLMLSFLVLRKQERVALLDTSMKQRRKKQPVLKSGPCPYWIQFYCEGEGHELVLELGVGTAKRAEQDNQKTLVQAEDVQEEEEETRSYSESPVELSLICPLLPASAEIGTVNSEVCVRGFDLNTVLVDGDTAQGRSLSTSSLPLEVPVRQTADQEAAEDEAISGVGGGMRKKLRLSKKQSAFLEDSFKAHSTLSPKQKSDLANRLSLRPRQVEVWFQNRRARTKLKQTEVDCEYLKRCCENLAQENRRLQREVAELRAQRVSTIAAYPFYGHHLPAAGFSTARVCPSCDNKKATAHYTAISAPPAVVPPPSSGPTLFARPHFGPFTVHPVLRRQPSATS, from the exons ATGAATCATCCCGGCCTCGCGGCCTGGTCCCTCGCCCTCCTTATGCTTAG TTTTCTTGTTTTGAGGAAACAGGAGAGGGTTGCCCTACTGGATACATCTATGAaacaaagaagaaaaaaacaGCCTGTCCTGAAAAGCGGACCTTGCCCCTACTGGATTCAGTTTTATT GTGAAGGAGAAGGCCATGAGCTTGTGCTAGAGCTAGGAGTAGGGACTGCCAAAAGAGCTGAACAAGACAATCAAAAGACACTCGTGCAAGCAGAAGATgtgcaggaagaagaagaagaaacacgCTCATACAGCGAGTCACCTGTCGAGCTGAGCCTCATCTGCCCTTTGCTGCCTGCCTCAGCAGAAATAG GGACCGTGAATTCAGAGGTGTGCGTACGAGGATTTGATTTAAACACTGTTTTGGTGGATGGAGACACAGCACAAGGAAGATCTTTGTCAACTTCGTCCTTGCCTTTGGAGGTTCCTGTTCGGCAGACAGCTGATCAGGAAGCTGCAGAGGATGAGGCGATTAGTGGGGTTGGTGGGGGAATGAGGAAGAAGCTGAGGCTGTCCAAGAAGCAATCTGCGTTCCTGGAGGATAGCTTCAAGGCACACAGCACACTTTCCCCA AAACAGAAGAGTGATTTGGCGAACCGGCTTAGCCTTCGACCGCGCCAGGTGGAGGTCTGGTTTCAGAACAGAAGAGCGAG AACTAAGCTAAAGCAGACGGAGGTGGACTGTGAGTATCTGAAACGTTGCTGCGAGAACCTAGCACAGGAGAACCGAAGGCTCCAGAGGGAGGTGGCAGAGCTGCGTGCCCAGCGTGTTTCCACCATCGCTGCCTACCCGTTTTACGGCCATCATCTGCCTGCAGCGGGGTTCAGCACTGCCCGAGTGTGCCCCTCATGCGATAATAAGAAGGCCACAGCTCACTACACTGCTATCAGCGCACCACCAGCAGTAGTGCCACCACCATCCTCGGGGCCCACCTTGTTCGCCAGGCCTCACTTCGGTCCCTTCACCGTCCACCCAGTGCTCCGCCGCCAGCCGTCGGCGACCTCGTGA
- the LOC136477527 gene encoding homeobox-leucine zipper protein HOX7-like isoform X2: MELMHHSFLTKERVALLDTSMKQRRKKQPVLKSGPCPYWIQFYCEGEGHELVLELGVGTAKRAEQDNQKTLVQAEDVQEEEEETRSYSESPVELSLICPLLPASAEIGTVNSEVCVRGFDLNTVLVDGDTAQGRSLSTSSLPLEVPVRQTADQEAAEDEAISGVGGGMRKKLRLSKKQSAFLEDSFKAHSTLSPKQKSDLANRLSLRPRQVEVWFQNRRARTKLKQTEVDCEYLKRCCENLAQENRRLQREVAELRAQRVSTIAAYPFYGHHLPAAGFSTARVCPSCDNKKATAHYTAISAPPAVVPPPSSGPTLFARPHFGPFTVHPVLRRQPSATS, translated from the exons ATGGAGTTGATGCATCACTCATTTCTTACAAAG GAGAGGGTTGCCCTACTGGATACATCTATGAaacaaagaagaaaaaaacaGCCTGTCCTGAAAAGCGGACCTTGCCCCTACTGGATTCAGTTTTATT GTGAAGGAGAAGGCCATGAGCTTGTGCTAGAGCTAGGAGTAGGGACTGCCAAAAGAGCTGAACAAGACAATCAAAAGACACTCGTGCAAGCAGAAGATgtgcaggaagaagaagaagaaacacgCTCATACAGCGAGTCACCTGTCGAGCTGAGCCTCATCTGCCCTTTGCTGCCTGCCTCAGCAGAAATAG GGACCGTGAATTCAGAGGTGTGCGTACGAGGATTTGATTTAAACACTGTTTTGGTGGATGGAGACACAGCACAAGGAAGATCTTTGTCAACTTCGTCCTTGCCTTTGGAGGTTCCTGTTCGGCAGACAGCTGATCAGGAAGCTGCAGAGGATGAGGCGATTAGTGGGGTTGGTGGGGGAATGAGGAAGAAGCTGAGGCTGTCCAAGAAGCAATCTGCGTTCCTGGAGGATAGCTTCAAGGCACACAGCACACTTTCCCCA AAACAGAAGAGTGATTTGGCGAACCGGCTTAGCCTTCGACCGCGCCAGGTGGAGGTCTGGTTTCAGAACAGAAGAGCGAG AACTAAGCTAAAGCAGACGGAGGTGGACTGTGAGTATCTGAAACGTTGCTGCGAGAACCTAGCACAGGAGAACCGAAGGCTCCAGAGGGAGGTGGCAGAGCTGCGTGCCCAGCGTGTTTCCACCATCGCTGCCTACCCGTTTTACGGCCATCATCTGCCTGCAGCGGGGTTCAGCACTGCCCGAGTGTGCCCCTCATGCGATAATAAGAAGGCCACAGCTCACTACACTGCTATCAGCGCACCACCAGCAGTAGTGCCACCACCATCCTCGGGGCCCACCTTGTTCGCCAGGCCTCACTTCGGTCCCTTCACCGTCCACCCAGTGCTCCGCCGCCAGCCGTCGGCGACCTCGTGA
- the LOC136477527 gene encoding homeobox-leucine zipper protein HOX7-like isoform X3 encodes MELELSLGDSRAPAKSTFTPALTPIHAGEGEGHELVLELGVGTAKRAEQDNQKTLVQAEDVQEEEEETRSYSESPVELSLICPLLPASAEIGTVNSEVCVRGFDLNTVLVDGDTAQGRSLSTSSLPLEVPVRQTADQEAAEDEAISGVGGGMRKKLRLSKKQSAFLEDSFKAHSTLSPKQKSDLANRLSLRPRQVEVWFQNRRARTKLKQTEVDCEYLKRCCENLAQENRRLQREVAELRAQRVSTIAAYPFYGHHLPAAGFSTARVCPSCDNKKATAHYTAISAPPAVVPPPSSGPTLFARPHFGPFTVHPVLRRQPSATS; translated from the exons ATGGAGCTTGAGCTTAGTCTGGGGGATTCTCGAGCTCCAGCAAAGAGCACTTTCACGCCTGCACTGACTCCTATACACGCAGGTGAAGGAGAAGGCCATGAGCTTGTGCTAGAGCTAGGAGTAGGGACTGCCAAAAGAGCTGAACAAGACAATCAAAAGACACTCGTGCAAGCAGAAGATgtgcaggaagaagaagaagaaacacgCTCATACAGCGAGTCACCTGTCGAGCTGAGCCTCATCTGCCCTTTGCTGCCTGCCTCAGCAGAAATAG GGACCGTGAATTCAGAGGTGTGCGTACGAGGATTTGATTTAAACACTGTTTTGGTGGATGGAGACACAGCACAAGGAAGATCTTTGTCAACTTCGTCCTTGCCTTTGGAGGTTCCTGTTCGGCAGACAGCTGATCAGGAAGCTGCAGAGGATGAGGCGATTAGTGGGGTTGGTGGGGGAATGAGGAAGAAGCTGAGGCTGTCCAAGAAGCAATCTGCGTTCCTGGAGGATAGCTTCAAGGCACACAGCACACTTTCCCCA AAACAGAAGAGTGATTTGGCGAACCGGCTTAGCCTTCGACCGCGCCAGGTGGAGGTCTGGTTTCAGAACAGAAGAGCGAG AACTAAGCTAAAGCAGACGGAGGTGGACTGTGAGTATCTGAAACGTTGCTGCGAGAACCTAGCACAGGAGAACCGAAGGCTCCAGAGGGAGGTGGCAGAGCTGCGTGCCCAGCGTGTTTCCACCATCGCTGCCTACCCGTTTTACGGCCATCATCTGCCTGCAGCGGGGTTCAGCACTGCCCGAGTGTGCCCCTCATGCGATAATAAGAAGGCCACAGCTCACTACACTGCTATCAGCGCACCACCAGCAGTAGTGCCACCACCATCCTCGGGGCCCACCTTGTTCGCCAGGCCTCACTTCGGTCCCTTCACCGTCCACCCAGTGCTCCGCCGCCAGCCGTCGGCGACCTCGTGA
- the LOC136475351 gene encoding CASP-like protein 4D1, producing MALSRTAWIAAGLLARLLMIAVLAMTVQSRFANRVHYDFKAAGYNNDLQSYTYAVVAAVVGMAGSVLQIPVAVYLLCRSKRMTSRSLILDVSMYADIVVTVVLASAVGAGFGATDDVLEYVKHGSRWEEDATQDLVKYYQKGLIAIVFLLIGMLLSVCATVVSTRLRVRAASNDIDDV from the exons ATGGCGCTGTCGAGGACGGCGTGGATCGCCGCCGGCCTGCTTGCGCGGCTGCTGATGATCGCCGTCCTGGCCATGACCGTGCAGTCGAGGTTCGCGAACAGAGTCCATTACGACTTCAAGGCCGCCGGCTACAACAACGATCTCCAGAGCTACAC GTACGCGGTGGTCGCAGCGGTCGTCGGGATGGCGGGCAGCGTGCTGCAGATCCCCGTCGCCGTCTACCTCCTCTGCAGGAGCAAGCGGATGACGTCCAGATCCCTCATCCTCGACGTCAGTATGTACGCCGACATT GTGGTGACCGTGGTGCTGGCCAGCGCCGTGGGCGCGGGCTTCGGCGCCACCGACGACGTCTTGGAGTACGTGAAGCATGGCTCGCGATGGGAGGAAGACGCCACGCAAGATCTCGTCAAGTACTACCAGAAGGGGCTCatcgccatcgtcttcctcctcatcgGCATGCTCCTGTCCGTGTGCGCCACCGTCGTCTCCACCAGGCTCCGGGTCAGGGCAGCAAGCAACGACATCGACGACGTCTGA